Proteins encoded by one window of uncultured Methanobrevibacter sp.:
- a CDS encoding DUF2115 family protein, translating to MKATELLKEIRENLKDYPIEYLKNKVTDDRYKDPLTKQLAKYNSETWDEIFAIDITEDYEIKDGVVENIKKDIDFYFDTYAGGDEETREFTKYISLYLALMGKRPLHPVGDNPTKDQVFLENGEYKCKTRIMSIKDENSLCRYCICKNAGYSFGF from the coding sequence ATGAAAGCTACAGAACTACTTAAAGAAATCAGGGAAAACCTAAAAGACTATCCTATCGAATACCTCAAAAACAAGGTTACCGATGACAGGTACAAAGATCCCCTAACAAAACAGCTCGCCAAATACAATTCAGAAACATGGGATGAGATTTTTGCAATCGACATTACTGAAGACTATGAAATAAAAGATGGAGTGGTTGAAAACATCAAAAAGGACATTGACTTTTATTTTGACACTTATGCTGGAGGGGATGAGGAAACCAGAGAGTTTACAAAGTACATTTCACTTTATCTGGCGCTTATGGGCAAAAGACCATTGCATCCTGTTGGAGACAATCCCACAAAAGATCAGGTCTTTTTAGAAAACGGAGAATACAAATGCAAAACAAGAATCATGAGCATCAAGGATGAAAACTCTTTATGCCGATATTGCATCTGCAAAAATGCAGGTTATTCATTTGGATTTTAA